Genomic window (Poecile atricapillus isolate bPoeAtr1 chromosome 10, bPoeAtr1.hap1, whole genome shotgun sequence):
ACGAGATGCTCTTGCTGCTGGGATGCTCCTAATCCACTGGGGAATTGGATGTGCAGCTGTGGATAAGAATGATGAGAGTTGATATTATTTAGCACCTTTAATGCAGGCAgggccctgcagctcctgtctgGTGGGTGCAAGGAGATGggtgggtgtccctgggggatgtggggacaagctggggacagaggcagGGCTCAGAAagctgcagtgcctggctgTGAGCTCTGCTGTGGCCCCAGCCCGCCCCTCATAGTGAGAGGGGCCTGACCTCCAGCTGATAAAACCCACTAAAAATACCAGGATAAATATGAGGGAATGCAGGCGGGCTGTGAGCATCCcgggctggagcagccagcCCCCCCTCCAGCCTTGCCCAACCCCCCCAAATAACCCCAGCCCAAAATCCTAACCCGGGGCCCATCTGGTGTCCAACTGATGAGCACAGATGTGGTTGGGATTTCCGAGCCGGCTGGCAGCCGTTCAGACCTGTCGCAAgctgcacctgctgcaggaTATTTTCCCTTCTGGATTTAATCCCCatccccccagcagccccaggcaccccccagggctgggtgggcaGAAGGAGACCCCCCCCAAGTGATGATCTTCCTGACCCACGCCCATCCCTGCCATAAATGTGGACGTGGGAGCAGAGAAGGGGGAATTAAATGCCCAAGAGGGGTCGTGGGATGCCCAAATCTCAGCCCCGCACCAAGGAGATGCCTGGGGGAGGGGTTGGTGTCACAGCCACCCTCCCCCAGGGTGGATTTCACCACCTCTGGATGTTTTGGGAAGGTCAAAGGATTtctgggagcatccccagccACGGAGACCCGAGCCTTTCGTGGCAGGCACTGAGCccaggggatgctctggggtTTGGAAACCATCCAGAGCATTTCCCAGCCCCCCAGCCATTGCCCCCCAATTAACACCCCACTCTTCTGTTTTAACGAGGCTCTCCCAGCTCAGATGTTGACCCCTGTGATGATCGTGGAGCCTGCGGAGGGAATAAACAGCAAATCCCCTTTTAAATGAAGGGCTCGCCGAGGGATTAGGAGCGAAGGGGTGGCCTGTCCCCCCCTGCCGTCCCCCCGGGGGCTGCCTGCGCAGATATTCCGGCCAGGAGAGGCCTCGTCTGTCCGTCTGGCCCGTCTGAAGTGCTCCTGGGCGATAGGGAGTGATTAGGATTAGACACATCCAGGATGAGAGTTTTTTCACCAGATAGGGATGATAATGGGACCCATGGGGAGGATTACGGGCCCGGCTCTCCAGGAGAGCGGccatctgtgtgtctgtgtgtccgtctCCTGCCGCCTCTGCTGCCCCAGCGTGTCCAGCCGGgctctcccctgtccctgctggatCCTGGGGTGGCAGCCCTGACCCGCTGCACCCCTCGAGGCTGCACCTCCCGCCCCATCCCGGCAGGGATCGTGTGGCAAGCAGGGCTCGGGGCCATCAGGGGTGGCCAAAGGGCAGCTCTGCAATGAGCATggccccagcatccctgggaacccaaaatccctgggaaCCCAgaatccctgggaacacaggatcatcctgcatccctgggaACCCAGAATCCCTGGGAACCCAGAATATCTCGGAACCCAGAATCCCTGGGAACCCAGAATCCAGGGGAACACAAAATCCCTGTGAACtcagcatccctgcatccctgggaaCCCAGAATCCCTGGGAACCCAGCATCCCTGCACATCCTTAAGAACTCAGAATCCCTGCAGCCCCGGGCACCCAGCATCCCCGCATCCCTGCACATCCCCGGGGCACTCAGcattcctgcatccctggggaATTCAGGCGTCCCTCCGATATTCCTGGCTCAGGGCCGCCTCCACACTCCCGGGATGCTGCCGAGGATCAGGATGACACATCCCTGTGAGCTTTGCCATCCCTTgacctccccatccctggagcgAGCGGAGCTCTGCCGGCCCGGGCCCCGCAGGGAGGAGGGTGGTGAGAACCGGCCCGTTCCCACCGCCCCTCGTCCCGCTCCCTCCCGGCAGCATTCTTCCCTGCTGAAGTCAGAGGCACCCGACACAACCCCCGGCTCCTGCCAAGGACAAACATTTCCTATTTGGGATGTTCACACCGCAGCCTCGGCTGTGACACGGCCCCCGCGTGTGCGCGGCCAGAGGGTCCCCGGGAAGGCTGGAGGATCCCGGGGAAGGCTGGAGGATCCCAGGGAAGGCTGGAGGGTCCCTGGGAAGGCTGGATGATCCCGGGGAAGGCTGGAGGATCCCGGGAAGGCTGGAGGATCCCAGGGAAGGCTGGATGATCCCAGGGAAGGCTGGATGATCCCGGGGAAGGCTGGAGGATCCCGGGACAGGCTGGAGGGTCCCAGGGAAGGCTGGATGATCCCGGGGAAGGCTGGAGGATCCCAGGGAAGGCTGGAGGGTCCCCGGGAAGGCTGGAGGGTCCCCGGGAAGGCTGGAGGATCCCAGGGAAGTCTGGAGGATCCCCGGGAAGTCTGGAGGATCCCAGGGAAGTCTGGAGGATCCCCGGGAAGTCTGGAGGATCCCAGGGAAGGCTGGAGGATCCCAGGGAAGTCTGGAGGATCCCCGGGAAGTCTGGAGGATCCCAGGGAAGTCTGGAGGATCCCCGGGAAGTCTGGAGGATCCCAGGGAAGGCTGGAGGATCCCAGGGAAGGCTGGAGGATCCAGGGAAGGCTGGAGGATCCCAGGGAAGGCTGGAGGATCCAGGGAAGGCTGGAGGATCCCAGGGAAGACTGGAGGATCCCGGGGAAGGCTGGATTATTCCAGGGAAGGCTGGAGGGTCCCAGGGAAGGTTGGAGGAGCCCGGGGAAGGCTGGAGGATCCCAGGGAAAGCTGGAGGATCCCGGGGAAGGCTGGATTATTCCAGTGAAGGCTGGAGGGTCCCAGGGAAAGCTGGAGGATCCCGGGGAAGGCTGGAGGATCCCAGGGAAAGCTGGAGGATCCCGGGGAAGGCTGGATTATTCCAGGgaaggctggagctgctgtggccacCGTGATTATGgcggggagagagagagagagagagggagagtggCATTTTGAAGTTTGGATAAAACCTTAATTGAAGTCTTGGCTGGTGTTAATTATATTAAAGGCAGAGTGAGCGATGGGCTTTTTATTAGTTAATGAGGATTTTCATTTTCCGGCAGAGGAGCCCTTTGATGTTTCCAGGACTAATGGCTGTTAAATTCAACTTATTCGCTTTGCCACTGCTGGAGGGTGAtgggggagcaggagctgctccagtcACGGTgcccaaagccctgggagccACCAGCCACTGCGGAGAGAGGACAGGGATTCTCCCAGCACGTCCCCACCAGGGTCATGTGGGAACAAGGATTTGGGGGTGGGAGATGGGCTGTCCTGCACATGAGCACAGCACCCAGCGTTCCTGCGTGTCCCTGTGCTGATCCCCCTGCATCCCACGGGCCCTCAGCATCCTTGGGCATCCCCGGggcacccagcacccccaggctaTCCCGTGTCCATccagcctgccctgctctccACACGGATTTTTCCAGCCTATCTCCAAACCCCACGCCAGGCTGCCTCTCTCCCGCCGCAATTAGCATTTATTATGATTGTTTTGCATTCATTACCCGCGGAGCCAGCGCTCTAGCCCATCTGAAATCATGTGCAAATTCCCTCTGCATCACTTTTCCCACCCTTGCAGGGGAAGGGCTGCACAGTTTGAATATTCCAGGCCTGGGGAGCGCCCCAGCCAcgctgctgctccccagctggATGATTTGTAGCATTAATCAAGACCCAGAGCACTTTGCATTTCAAATGctgccagggaagagccaggcAGGAATCTGGGCTTTGGGGAATATTCAGGAGGAAAAGGGGTTTGTCCTCAGCCTCGCCTCGGCCCACGGG
Coding sequences:
- the LOC131582832 gene encoding uncharacterized protein LOC131582832; translation: MGEQELLQSRCPKPWEPPATAERGQGFSQHVPTRVMWEQGFGGGRWAVLHMSTAPSVPACPCADPPASHGPSASLGIPGAPSTPRLSRVHPACPALHTDFSSLSPNPTPGCLSPAAISIYYDCFAFITRGASALAHLKSCANSLCITFPTLAGEGLHSLNIPGLGSAPATLLLPSWMICSINQDPEHFAFQMLPGKSQAGIWALGNIQEEKGFVLSLASAHGRFRGGNSSGISPRGRAPGSPAATEGVFGVSSGAGWGGMRVAVGTGPSTAALTALGGAGVPQGWVRSGCSPRTPQMAAQPLLGGLSVCGCRGAGGEGGEGSFLVITPRPSQPGSWREPGGTQLKLSMVLP